The following nucleotide sequence is from Fundulus heteroclitus isolate FHET01 chromosome 24, MU-UCD_Fhet_4.1, whole genome shotgun sequence.
AGTGAAAACACTTTGTAACCAACCCAACctattttctgttcttttcacCTGTTGAGGCTAAAATGTTAATCCCAACCAGAGGAAATGACACTTCTTTTAACCAGGCTGTGGATCTGGATCTCTGAATCTGACTGCACACCACATCctggtgtttttttccacttgtgCCGCTGTCATGAGGATAACCGCTTATCTCCCCCTGCCTTGAACATTACTACGCAAACTTGTTCTTCCACATAACTTTCCAACCTGAAAGTGGGACGGAAGTTCAACAAGTGCCAGGTGTGTTGTCAGAAGACAACATCCTGCACAGAGAGGGACTACAGCGTAGTATAAAAAAAGCAGAACGATAAACGATGTCCAAAGGCTTTACACAAACATACGGTACGGTTCACTGGGAGAACAAACAAATCAGCATTTGGTCTTCAGCAGCCACATCTTCACTTGGTAACATTTTCCCAGTTTTAACGCCAAAGCATCTCTAAACATCTCAGATTAGGAAGAGATCTCTTGTCCACAGCCCTAATGAAGATGGTGATGCCACAGGTTTTCTCTCAGATTTAGTTCTGGGCTTTAGCTCGACCATTCCCAAACTTTGATTTTCCCCTCATGAGTGAAATCCCTCCACATCTTTAGCTTTCTAGCAGACACTTGAAGGTTCCATCTGAGGGAAATGAATCCCAgaggatgatgctgccatcaccgcCGTGTATCAGTGTCAGTATGGCATTCGTCTGATTTTCATCTCATGTCCCAGATCCCATTTGGAATCGTCAAGttcagatttatccagcaacaACTCGTTCAGGATGTTCTGGAAGTTTTCAGCCGTATTCTTACAACATTTTAACCAGGTCTGAGCGTTCTCTGTCTTATTCTCTGATCCTTGGTCCAGACATATGGAGAATACAGAATATTGTCGTTACATCCTCCTGGTAACCTCCCTggtctgtttctgtctgctccatcattTCGGTAAATGTCCTGTCGTTTTCAGTCTCCCTGTCGTCCCATACTTTCTCTGGTTATGTCTTCATTGCACCACAGGAAACCATTGGTGCCTTCAGGGTCAGGGTATAGTCTGGCTGATGCTTTGGTCATCGAGATCCTTCTGATCTTCTGTAACTCTGCATCATCTCAATGTTTACCTCACAGCATGCAGACATTTAACAGGGGCGTGTAGACATTTGAGAGCCACTTTCAGCTAGCGAAATATCTGAGACCTGAGTAGAAGAAAAACCTCATCTGAAAATCAAAGTGGACCTAAAACGTTGATTTGGTTAAACAAAGACTCAAAAAGATTTAGAATACTACAATTTAAAGCCCTAACAATTTGCAATAAATGGCTTTAATTcattagaaagaaaaagggTGTAGTTGTAGTCTGGAAACATCCTTTTTGGTCACCATATgctaaaaaaagagagaaaaaacagcaaagtccAAATCCAGCGGGGATGTGTGCTGCCAGGTCAAACATGCTCAGTGTAGACAGAAAAGCTTTTGCATATTAGAATAAATAggtcgagaaaaaaaaaaaacgaaataaaatgataaaacatgTTGTTGACGCCAACTAATCTTCTACCACCCCCTAGTGGCCAAAAAGAGGAACGTATGGAGTCTTAACGCCTAGTTCTAGTTAAGTCTTGGCTTTTATTAACACATTAATTGGGTTCTGGACCAAAACCTTCCTGATGGTGACCCAGTCTCGTTTTCTCATCAGATCCTGTATGCATCTGATGAGTTTGGGCTTCATCAGGTGCATACAGGAGGTGGTTTTAATCACAGGAGACAGAGACAGGAGACAGTTCAGTAAGCAGGGACGTTCTGCTCAGCAGTCTCCTGCATGTGAGGCCATTTTGGTGCAGATTTAtgttgaacccccccccccccccccccctgccttTGGAAGTACACCTTACTTACTCAGGAAGCAGTCAGTCAGCTGATGGATTTCAGCTGGACTTTTTCACAGCTTCACTGACTAAACAGCCGTATCACAACAaataagttcagtttattacGGTAATTCAACTCAAAACAGGAAActcctatattaaattaatccAAACTGATCTGTTCAAGTGatctatgtatttatttctttttcaatgATTATGGCTTACGGCTAATGTAAACCAATCCATATTCATGGAAAATGTGACTattagatgagaccaaaatgtgtATTTCTAAATACCAAAGTGTTCTATTCTGGCCGACATTACCATGGTGGAGCTGGCTGTCCAGCAGACAGTCATAAAGCCTCTCCAcaaacaaagtcaaactcaaAATGTCGCTTCTAGGCTTCATCCTctacaaacaaaagcaaatgaTGCAGAGAGCCAATATTTCtatctgttgtttttctgttattattcGTACAGCATCATCACATGTGCCATAACCATGAAGTACTACGTGGAGGAGAACGTTTCCCAGAGGTCCTGCACCACCATTCGCCACGTTGTCAAGATGCTGGCCACCGTCTCTGAGACGCTCATCTTCTTCTTCCTGGGTGTGGTAACCATAACTACTGAGCATGAGTGGAACTGGGCCTACATCCTGTTTACGCTGCTTTTCGCCTTCCTGTGGAGAGGACTCGGTGAGGAGCGCCGTTTGCACTTTCCTGCTCTACCATTTGTCAGATCAAAGCAGTCAGGGTGATCATTCGGtatctcctcctctgaaggtatcctggttctgacccagatCGTTAACCCCTTCCGGACCATCCAGTTCACTGTGAAGGACCAGTTCGGCCTGGCCTACGGAGGCCTGCGAGGAGCAATCTGCTTCGCCCTGGCCTTCACGTTGGGGGAAAACATCAACAGGAAGAACCTGTTTGTCACAGCTTCAATAGCCCTCATCTTATTCACAGTTTTCGTCCAAGTAGGCAAACCACACCACGCCGTTCTTCTATGTCGTTCATGCAGGCTTGCTTTCTTTTTTAGTCTCTTACATTACTTACTATTTTAGGCTCAAGATTTGCAAGGCCACCAATTGCTTCCCAGTTCTGGTGCATTTTCTGCAGATTCTTTCATTTGCTTCGGTTCTGTCTCTTGTCTGCAGGGCATCAGCATCCGGCCCATAGTTGAGTACATAAAGATCAGACGGACCAATAAAGATCTAAACACTATTAACGTGGAGATCCACACCAGGGCAAGTAGCAGGTTTCATTCTCCCTTACTGCTGTTGTGTCTTCAGAATGGGACGTCacgtgtaaagctcaactttcCCTGTTTTTCCAGACGATGGAGCACCTTATCTGTGGCGTTGAGGACCTGTGTGGACAGTGGGGCCACTACTACTGGAAGGACAAGTATGGCTTTTTCTTACGTTTCAACCAGCGTAAATTTACACGAAGAAGCAGGCGAATGCTTAAAGTTGTACTATTTGATCTGTGCgaaaggtttaaaaagttcaacgATCGCATTTTGCGACGCATCCTGCTGCGAGACACGCGATCCGAGTCGAGCATCGTGTCTCTGTACAAGAAGCTGGAACTTCAAAACGCCATTGAGCTCCTGGACACGACGATGGGAGACATCAGTGCAGCTCCATCAGTTGTTTCCCTACAGTACGTCGTTGCTTTTTCAACCTATTTAacatagtatatatatatttttttcctggaaCATTATAAATACACAGAGTGCTTTTTAGCAGAGTACATTTGTGCCTAGAGATTAAGAAATATGGCAAAATTCAACAGGCCAACAAACTAGTAGCTGAAGGAAAATAAGGACTGTAGCTAAACAGATTCTCTGTTATCTGTAGTTTCTCACGCATGTTACATATGGTGATGTCTAAGTTAATAAAACAGTAGATAAAAACCATTAGAGCAAGACATTGAACATGTATAATCAATAGTCTAATGAGTCAACATCAACTGAATGCACGAAATGTTCGTTCCTAATCTAATTTGGCTGCAACTGATGAAGCTTTCTTTCCATCAAGAGGGAATCGGCCCTCCTCTCTGTCCATCTAGATGATAACAGTAATGATAAGTCATTACACTCATGGCTCTCTTTCTTTGTTTATTGCGTTCATCTTCATTTTAGGGACGAGTTGATGGAGGCATCTCGGCCGAAGAAGAAGTTCCTGACTGGGGACATTAGGAAAATGCATGACATCCTGTCCAAGAATATGTACAAAATTCGACAAAGGGTAACGATCATACTtcatatttacattatatttccTTGTCTTTAAAGCCATTTTATTGCTTCCCAAAAAAGGCTCTGGAATAATTTATCTTAGACAAGCCTTATGTAACAAACTGAATTTGTATGCATCCACTGAAAGCACTGGGATGTTCTGTTACTACAGGAATAAAGTTGCAGCATATCTGATAAAATCGGGGGAACAGaggctgacagaaaacacagtCAAGGCACCAGGGTGAGCTTTAAAAATCAGGGACAAGGACAGATCTAGCTGGAGGAAATAGGTAAAAGCACAGGGCTCCACCGTAGCAAGAGGGTAAAAGCAGCAGGGGATGCAGAGAGACCCGGGAACAGGACAGGGTGTTTGGTGAGAACAGGGACAAGGATCAGGGTATCTGAGGAAACTGGGGTGTCTgggaaaaatgggaaaaagcaCCAGGCTATCCTTGTAAATAGTAATCCCCGTCTTCACACTGGAAATGTGACTGATTGTGTTTTTCAGACCACGGCCTTCAGAGGCAAAAACACCCTGCAGGATAACAACCACGCCAGGGAGATCCTGATGCGCCGCCACGCTAGCATCCGACGCAGCCTCCATGGACAGAGTTTCCGTGAGCaggtggtttttcttttttgttgaacTTTTGTATTTCCCTAATGAGAAATGTAATGGGAATACTAAACACAATTTCCTCTCCATTCATGTAACCTTCTCATTTCCACCGCCTTCAGCCAGTACAGAACGTCTCCAAGTCTCTAAAGTATTACTCCCTCCAACCTGGTGGAAATCTGGATTCTGCATTCCCCCTCAGAAGACGGAGTCGGGGTGAGCTATTGAAGGCTCTTTTGAAATTAAACCTGGATTCCTTTGATTGGTTATGGCACATAACCATCATATTTTTGTGAGTGGCTGATTATTTGTTTCCCATTAGGTATTCCTGAGGAGGATCACCTGCAGACCTTTGGCGCGTCTCCACGCTCCTCATCCCGCTCTCTAATCCCGATGACCACTCTGAAGACCATCAAAGAACAGGGGAGTAGTGGGGCACCATCATCTCCGTCCGTGCACCCTCTGGAGCCATCTTCTGGAGAACACCACCTGGATGAGGGGTTTTCAGGCCAGAGCCTCAGAGGACGCAAAGCACCAGTCGCTACACCGAGGAGACGCAGCTCAAATCGAGATGACGAAGACGAGGACAATGGATTCTCTGAAAACCAAGCAGCAGGGGCTGAACAGCCTCCACCTCCTCAAGGCTGGGTCCCAGAAGTCAGGGATCCAGGAGCAAACGAGGCTGGAAACCCTTTACTCAGACAGTCAGCACATGGGTCCCAGCGCTCATGGAGAACGTGACTTCCTGACACGCTGACCTCGTATTTTGGACACAAACGAATCCTTCCACTCCAGTTGATGTAAAACCTGCTGCATGTGCAACGTTTACatgtttaaatcaaaaatatccCCCGGAAATACAACGTAGCAGGCTGAAACCGGGGCTCTCCAGTTACTGACACTGTGTACTcaccagaatttattttttttgtttctgtttttttttatatgtactcACACCTGTTAATTTGTCACAAGTTAAATTCTGAGAAGAAATCCGTCCATTTTTTGTGACACATAAGCTTAAAACCTTACAATCACCTTCTTTGTCCCTTCCTACGTCCTCCATCATTTAAAGGACATATCATCGCTTTCATAGTGTTTCAGTTTCAATATGTTTAAATTTGTAGTTTAAAAAGTTCTAAGTTATTTACATGAGTAAAAGCgagaaatgtgtaaaaaagtGAGAGGAGAAAAAGCTGTTgccatggcagcgcaggaggatgcACTGGTAGCTGCTCCTATCACGTCTGTAGtgtcagaatccatgatttcttgtttgaaagaagaacagcaagaaatgcCTTGACTAACGTGACTGgctgtggtttctcatggcggcTGCTGCTTACATCTttatttgataccgtgattggctagaACCAACCTTTGGTAATTGGGCACTAGATgtcacccaatcagctcggagagtttTGCTGAaggtccctcctttccccaaacggattatGATGAGCAGAACGGAGAGCGCTATACATTATCTATCTGCCTTGCTAGGTTACTTTCTGACAGcacatacaaaaaaatgcataacaTGCAGTGGGAACTGAGAGACGCAAAGATGCTTATTGTTTATTCTGCCTTTGGTGTCCATGTGTAGCAGGAAAGTAGGGATGAATGACTAAAGCCCACCCCGAGATACTGCCAGGATACTAGCTCTAAGTCTGAATCCTATGAAGTACCAATAGTCTCCTGCCTACAGCAGCAGGTGTGTGGTCATCCCTCTGACTCACGGTCTGGCTTAGTTCCTGACTATGAGGTTATGGAGATCTGACCGAACAGTAACACACTAACCTGAGGTCAAGCCCACGTAACCGTCTCCCTCATTCTTGGCTGGTCAGAAGGGTGGGGTGCCCCTACTTCAGGGTAGCTTTGCACGTGGAACTCATGAACAATAAACAGCTGGAATAATGCAAACACTGGGGATTTATTTTGTACCCCAATTGGAAACAGGATGCACCAAAGTTTAACAATAAATCAGATAGAATTATCCTTGAGATAAagtttgtttcacaaaaaagcCTTTTGAAGAACTCAGAGTAGTGTCCTGACAGGATACTCTTAGGCTTTAAATGGCTTTAGGTGAGATGAGGGCTGGAGGCCAGAGCATCACTAAACCAACATTCAACTTGAGAAATGTCAAAACCTCCTGAAGCCGCTGTCGTCCTCTCACCTCAGTTCTCACCGCAGTTTTCGGCAGATACTCacggctgctgcagcttttctctctctctgcaaaCTGCATGCTAAcg
It contains:
- the LOC105936533 gene encoding sodium/hydrogen exchanger 2 — protein: MDRFALAAIWTKNGVICMTFLLFLCCTTGICEPNEPTPTDSTNLETAILLPDDPEDPQAYPEEEKVSNLPVFTMDYTRIQIPFEFTLWILLASFSKIGFHVYQKITIWIPESCLLIGIGLIVGGIMHSVKEEPPAVLTSNVFFLYMLPPIVLDSGYFMPTRPFFENVGTVVWYAVVGTLWNSIGIGLSLFAICQFEVFDLQNINLQENLLFATIISAVDPVAALNVFDDVGVNEQIHIVIFGEGLFNDAVTVVLYSMFAFLADMPAIDSVDVFLGVARFFVVGVGGVLLGLLFGFVAAFTSRFTNKVREIEPLFVFMYSYLAYLVAELFAISSIMAIITCAITMKYYVEENVSQRSCTTIRHVVKMLATVSETLIFFFLGVVTITTEHEWNWAYILFTLLFAFLWRGLGILVLTQIVNPFRTIQFTVKDQFGLAYGGLRGAICFALAFTLGENINRKNLFVTASIALILFTVFVQGISIRPIVEYIKIRRTNKDLNTINVEIHTRTMEHLICGVEDLCGQWGHYYWKDKFKKFNDRILRRILLRDTRSESSIVSLYKKLELQNAIELLDTTMGDISAAPSVVSLQDELMEASRPKKKFLTGDIRKMHDILSKNMYKIRQRTTAFRGKNTLQDNNHAREILMRRHASIRRSLHGQSFREQPVQNVSKSLKYYSLQPGGNLDSAFPLRRRSRGIPEEDHLQTFGASPRSSSRSLIPMTTLKTIKEQGSSGAPSSPSVHPLEPSSGEHHLDEGFSGQSLRGRKAPVATPRRRSSNRDDEDEDNGFSENQAAGAEQPPPPQGWVPEVRDPGANEAGNPLLRQSAHGSQRSWRT